A window of the Scleropages formosus chromosome 5, fSclFor1.1, whole genome shotgun sequence genome harbors these coding sequences:
- the LOC108942446 gene encoding uncharacterized protein LOC108942446: MHLLYKMITIFALIPWITLSVVTELSAAVSSVDRFVLKGNSTNLTVEGLQTENVRRLSWKVNSTLILEYNLKEKKETYFGSFEQKTNFNPTDYSLYIKNLMETDIGLYSAEILDNNGKSTYHTKYNLHVLEAVPKPILNLMLLHLNSSGTVCNVSVNCSVGHSWVSCTCDQDQCKHVELQSDVNISVTANKGTITCTGSNLVSSANQSKAMEPLCVQSSLSEPFPLTAIIAITLAICVGVCVLIFLVFWVRRSMRSSSHATSQNTPANEADTIYTNPLDHNIQSPQNAKQNSDLTVYSTVGQISDPKPYT; this comes from the exons ATGCACCTACTGTATAAGATGAtcacaatttttgcattaattcCATGGATCACTCTGTCTGTGGTGACAG AGCTGAGTGCTGCAGTCAGTTCTGTTGATCGGTTTGTGCTGAAAGGAAACTCTACTAACCTCACAGTGGAGGGACTACAAACAGAGAATGTCCGGAGACTTTCATGGAAAGTAAACTCAACGCTTATACTGGAGTACAAcctgaaggaaaagaaagagacGTACTTTGGCAGTTTTGAGCAGAAGACAAATTTTAACCCCACAGACTACTCTCTGTACATTAAGAACCTGATGGAGACAGACATTGGTCTCTACTCTGCTGAAATTCTTGACAATAATGGAAAATCCACCTATCACACGAAGTATAACTTACATGTCCTGG AAGCTGTACCCAAACCCATCCTAAATCTGATGTTACTCCATCTCAACTCCTCTGGAACAGTTTGCAATGTGTCAGTGAACTGCTCAGTTGGACACAGCTGGGTCTCCTGCACCTGTGATCAGGACCAGTGTAAACATGTGGAACTCCAGTCAGATGTGAACATCAGTGTCACTGCTAACAAGGGTACCATCACCTGTACAGGCAGCAATCTGGTCAGCAGTGCAAACCAGTCAAAAGCGATGGAACCTCTAT gTGTTCAATCCTCCCTTTCAGAACCCTTTCCATTAACGGCTATCATTGCAATCACTTTGGCAAtttgcgtgggtgtgtgtgtattaatctTTTTAGTATTTTGGGTTAGAAGATCCATGAGGTCTTCAAGCCATGCTACATCACAG AACACCCCAGCAAATGAAGCGGACACAATATACACCAATCCATTGGACCACAACATACAAAGCcctcaaaatgcaaaacaaaattctgaTCTAACTGTGTACTCCACCGTGGGTCAGATAAGTGACCCAAAGCCTTACACTTGA